In Dromiciops gliroides isolate mDroGli1 chromosome 4, mDroGli1.pri, whole genome shotgun sequence, one DNA window encodes the following:
- the LOC122725363 gene encoding 40S ribosomal protein S15a-like, whose translation MVRMNVLADALKSINNAEKRGKRQVLMRPCSKVIVRFLTVMMKHGYIGEFEIIDDHRAGKIVVNLTGRLNKCGVISPRFDVQLKDLEKWKNNLLPSRQFGFIVLTTSAGIMDHEEARRKHTGGKILGFFF comes from the coding sequence ATGGTGCGCATGAATGTCCTGGCAGATGCTCTCAAAAGCATCAACAATGCAGAAAAACGAGGAAAACGCCAGGTTCTCATGAGGCCGTGCTCTAAAGTGATCGTCAGGTTCTTAACTGTGATGATGAAGCACGGCTACATTGGCGAATTTGAGATCATCGATGATCACAGAGCAGGAAAAATTGTTGTGAACCTCACAGGCAGATTAAACAAGTGTGGCGTAATCAGCCCCAGATTTGATGTTCAATTGAAAGATCTGGAAAAGTGGAAGAATAATCTGCTACCATCCCGTCAGTTTGGGTTCATTGTGCTTACAACTTCAGCTGGCATCATGGACCATGAGGAAGCAAGACGAAAACACACAGGAGGAAAAATCCTGGGATTCTTTTTCTAA